A stretch of DNA from Tubulanus polymorphus chromosome 6, tnTubPoly1.2, whole genome shotgun sequence:
GATACTAAATTTCTTTGTGTGGTGAATTACCGCTCTGTTTATACCCCTGGGGGTGGTATTAACTTAAACCCGGGAGACTTACTCAATTAATATTCAGTTAAAATTAGGTTAAAATTCCCTATCGTTATTATAACATAAGGCGGACGTTGCATCCGATTTATTGTCTCCTCGTTTTTGTGGAACTCTTCGGAAAATTGATTGGAACTAACGTGatttttgtaaccatgatgcAGTTTTactatgagccattttttcatacaaatttaaagatttttatcatcattacttaagttgaaatataaaaccagTAACTGAATGATTAATAGAAGCAGAATATGTTTATTTACAGACGGTTTTCCAATGATAGTTGATGCAGCGGGGaatgatttaatgaataatgagGTGAAATTGAATGAAGGAGAATCAAAAACTTACGAGTGTAAATACGATAAAGGGAGAATATACTGGGAATatctattagaaaaaaatgatttgtgGAAACATTATTCATCCGAGAAACGATTAACAATCCGTGGCGATATGACACTCAATAAATCACAGTTCAGATGTTTCTCCATTAACGGAAATATCGCGAATACGTCAGCAAATGTTTTACAAGTAACAGTTATTCCCAAACCTAAAACTACACCGGCTAACCCTACTGGTAAGTGTAAAAAGCGGGAGAGCAGTTTATagatccccctatgacgtcattaaCACAATCAAGCATGTTTAAGTGTATAATTTTTCTAGGTGCGGCTCGGAGCTGGAGTCGAGTAAACGACACGACAGTTCATATGATATACAATTACGATGTGAAAACAACTGTCACGTGTAAATGTGGTAACGATGACGCAATACATGCTACTAGATTAACCGGAAACACGTGGTCTATTCAGATCCCCGATAAAACCTGCACGTATAAATGCACTGATGACTTTAATATAGACATCGAAAACAAAGGTTTGTACATGATTATTATTCTGAATATATAGTTCTCGATTGGCCGCTAGGAGTGCTGATTTGTTTATGTTTTCAGATGATACTGGTCGATATTTCAAGAACTGGCGAGTTGAAGGTCAGGTGGTGAAATGGACCGCGCAACAACCTGGAATCGTGTTCACTGTTGCCCATCGTTGTAAAGCTAACAATCGATTCATCAGCGACGGAAATGTCACGAGCGAAGCTTTTAACGATcaaatgagtttaaatttgACGTTTCCGACGAATATGGCGGGAAAAGTGgcagttattttgaaattcacgTGGAAACATGGCGCAACAACCCGCAGCATGGAAAGAGAGTTTACCTTTAAAATCGgtaaagatggcagcactgtcGTGGAAAATAGCGAAACAGGTAGGAGTAAGAGTTAGAATACTGGCCGCTAGGGGGAACTAGTACCTATCTACTAACAGTTAAAAGTTGCGGTAGTTGAACAACCATAAAAGCGTAAAACACAAAATTAGCatcat
This window harbors:
- the LOC141907819 gene encoding uncharacterized protein LOC141907819, whose product is MTRTSLFLITCAVLFLLGNLYITETSGAIIVKPPRMKSRYLTSRLHNALVIPEIIEEEIHITRRSEDGFPMIVDAAGNDLMNNEVKLNEGESKTYECKYDKGRIYWEYLLEKNDLWKHYSSEKRLTIRGDMTLNKSQFRCFSINGNIANTSANVLQVTVIPKPKTTPANPTGAARSWSRVNDTTVHMIYNYDVKTTVTCKCGNDDAIHATRLTGNTWSIQIPDKTCTYKCTDDFNIDIENKDDTGRYFKNWRVEGQVVKWTAQQPGIVFTVAHRCKANNRFISDGNVTSEAFNDQMSLNLTFPTNMAGKVAVILKFTWKHGATTRSMEREFTFKIGKDGSTVVENSETDKANTDPPKTTSDPNHWTITVLYITNGATGFILIVLIAVFTIRRCRRRSSGEGHVDTSTQPQQLETGEGHVDTSTAQQQLETTNDELNIYEDPDDRNPENVSKRKLLRNTGLQQSHKAMRAEKENDTTPHMAMEAGKGKDTTPYMDMGPGIEEDTYMSTEGPIDVTTPSARGDTDTDQYMNPEALKKTTYP